A window from Gossypium raimondii isolate GPD5lz chromosome 7, ASM2569854v1, whole genome shotgun sequence encodes these proteins:
- the LOC105784633 gene encoding uncharacterized protein LOC105784633: MANRWLRPEVYPLFAAVGVAVGICGFQLVRNICINPEVRVTKENRAAGVLDNFAEGEKYSEHFLRKYVRNKTPEIMPSINSFFTDPK; this comes from the exons ATGGCAAATCGATGGTTGAGGCCTGAG GTGTATCCGCTGTTCGCGGCCGTAGGTGTTGCTGTCGGAATCTGCGGGTTTCAGTTGGTGCGAAATATCTGCATCAACCCTGAAGTCAG GGTAACCAAGGAGAACAGGGCTGCTGGGGTTTTGGACAACTTTGCTGAGGGAGAAAAATATTCTGAACATTTCTTGAGAAAATATGTCCGCAACAAGACGCCAGAAATCATGCCCAGTATCAACAGCTTCTTCACTGACCCAAAGTGA